Genomic window (Pseudovibrio brasiliensis):
CATTTCTGGGCCTCCGTTTTGCTAAAGACCGGATCTTACAAAGGCAAACCGGTTCCGGCTCACGCAAAAATCACAGGCGTGACCACAGAGAACTTCCATGAATGGATGGATCTGTTTGAAGAAGAAGTTCATGCGATCTTCTCTCCGGAAGCCGCCCCCCTGCTGCTGGCGACTGCACAGCGCATAGCTCAAAGCCTCTGGCTGGCAATGTTTGCAGATCCGTTCGCAACGCCTCCTGCCAAGTTTGGAACGCGCGCAGCTTGAAT
Coding sequences:
- a CDS encoding group III truncated hemoglobin, whose translation is MSSKIPVMSARERTPLDPSITPAQINLLVESFYGRVRQHETLGPIFLREMGEDWGPHLHKMKHFWASVLLKTGSYKGKPVPAHAKITGVTTENFHEWMDLFEEEVHAIFSPEAAPLLLATAQRIAQSLWLAMFADPFATPPAKFGTRAA